One window of the Pseudomonas sihuiensis genome contains the following:
- the cfaB gene encoding C17 cyclopropane fatty acid synthase CfaB produces the protein MLAQLPTALRDLRLPLRLKLWDGKQIDLGPKPRVTLVVKDPSLVTQLAHPSLDALGAAYVEGRVDLEGPIEEAIEVGDALSTALLGDESTPTEHYVAHDKRSDAEAISYHYDLSNEFYRLWLDRDMVYSCAYFETGQEDLNQAQQAKLRHLCRKLRLQPGDRLLDVGSGWGGLARFAAREFDVEVYGITLSQAQLELGLQRVAEEGLEGRVTLELLDYRDLPQDGRFDKVVSVGMFEHVGHANLPLYCQRLFGAVKAGGLVMNHGITSRFTDGRPVGRGAGEFIDRYVFPQGELPHLVTISKAISEAGLEIVDVESLRLHYARTLQLWSQGLERQLQAAAQWVPEKSLRIWRLYLAGCAYGFQHGWMNLHQILAVKPRDDGGHDLPWTRADLYS, from the coding sequence ATGCTCGCGCAACTGCCCACCGCACTTCGTGATCTACGACTGCCGCTGCGCCTGAAACTGTGGGACGGCAAGCAGATCGACCTTGGGCCCAAACCCAGGGTGACGCTGGTGGTGAAGGATCCCTCGCTGGTCACGCAACTGGCCCATCCCAGCCTGGATGCTCTGGGCGCTGCCTATGTCGAAGGCCGGGTGGACCTGGAAGGCCCTATCGAAGAGGCCATCGAGGTTGGCGATGCGCTGAGTACGGCGCTGCTCGGTGATGAATCCACACCAACTGAGCATTACGTCGCCCACGATAAGCGCAGCGATGCCGAGGCCATCAGCTACCACTACGATCTGTCCAACGAGTTCTACCGCCTGTGGCTGGACCGCGACATGGTCTACTCCTGCGCCTACTTCGAAACCGGCCAGGAAGACCTGAACCAGGCCCAGCAGGCCAAGCTGCGCCACCTGTGTCGCAAGCTGCGCCTGCAGCCGGGTGACAGGCTGCTCGACGTCGGTAGCGGCTGGGGCGGCCTGGCGCGTTTTGCCGCGCGCGAGTTCGACGTCGAGGTCTACGGCATCACCCTCAGCCAGGCGCAGCTGGAGCTGGGCCTGCAGCGCGTGGCCGAGGAAGGCCTGGAAGGGCGCGTGACCCTGGAGCTGCTGGATTACCGTGACCTGCCGCAGGACGGCCGCTTCGACAAGGTGGTCAGCGTCGGCATGTTCGAGCACGTCGGCCACGCCAATCTACCGCTGTACTGCCAGCGTCTGTTCGGCGCGGTCAAGGCCGGCGGTCTGGTGATGAACCATGGCATCACCTCGCGCTTCACCGACGGCCGTCCGGTCGGTCGTGGCGCCGGTGAGTTCATCGACCGCTACGTGTTCCCGCAAGGTGAGCTGCCGCACTTGGTGACCATCAGCAAGGCGATTAGCGAGGCCGGGCTGGAGATCGTCGATGTCGAGAGCCTGCGTCTGCACTACGCGCGCACCCTGCAGTTGTGGAGCCAGGGTCTGGAGCGACAGTTGCAAGCCGCCGCGCAGTGGGTGCCGGAAAAGTCGCTGCGCATCTGGCGTTTGTACCTGGCTGGCTGCGCCTATGGCTTCCAGCATGGCTGGATGAACCTGCATCAGATCCTGGCGGTGAAGCCACGCGATGACGGCGGTCATGATCTGCCGTGGACCCGTGCTGACCTGTATTCGTGA
- a CDS encoding FecCD family ABC transporter permease, which produces MTRFHLLLLGLTVLLALSCALSLVFGAAQVPLERVLAILARQLFGIEPAVAVSVGQDSIVWQLRAPRVLLGALVGAGLALVGTALQAVTRNPLADPHLLGVSSGAAFGAVLVVLYLGEFAGMLSLPLAAFVGAMASMLLVLAIASRGGRLHSERLLLAGVAVSFVMMAASNLLLYLGNPHAASSVLFWMLGGLGLARWELLWLPALCLALALAVLLGLGRALNALMAGEQSAVSLGLEPRRVRLLVFVVASLLTGVLVSLSGAIGFVGLMLPHVARFLVGAEHRRVLPVAALLGALFLVWVDVAARTWLAPQDLPIGIVTAAIGGAFFVALLRRR; this is translated from the coding sequence GTGACGCGTTTTCACTTGCTGCTGCTCGGCCTGACGGTATTGCTGGCGCTGTCCTGTGCGCTGTCGCTGGTCTTCGGTGCGGCTCAGGTGCCGCTGGAGCGTGTGCTGGCAATACTCGCTCGGCAGCTGTTCGGCATCGAGCCCGCAGTGGCGGTGAGCGTCGGCCAGGACAGCATCGTCTGGCAACTGCGCGCGCCACGGGTGCTGCTCGGTGCGTTGGTGGGCGCTGGGTTGGCCCTGGTGGGTACGGCGCTGCAGGCGGTAACGCGCAACCCGCTGGCCGACCCGCACCTGCTCGGCGTCAGCTCTGGCGCAGCCTTCGGTGCGGTGCTCGTGGTGCTCTACCTGGGCGAGTTCGCCGGGATGCTCAGCTTGCCGCTGGCGGCCTTCGTCGGCGCCATGGCGAGCATGCTGCTGGTGCTGGCGATTGCCAGCCGCGGTGGTCGGCTGCACAGCGAGCGCCTGCTGCTGGCCGGCGTGGCGGTGTCGTTCGTGATGATGGCAGCGAGCAACCTGTTGCTGTACCTGGGCAACCCCCATGCGGCCAGCTCGGTGCTGTTCTGGATGCTTGGCGGCCTGGGCCTGGCGCGCTGGGAACTGCTCTGGCTGCCGGCGCTGTGCCTGGCGTTGGCGCTGGCCGTGCTGCTCGGCCTGGGTCGCGCGCTGAATGCGCTGATGGCCGGCGAGCAGAGTGCGGTGAGCCTGGGCCTGGAGCCTAGGCGGGTGCGCCTACTGGTATTCGTGGTGGCCTCGCTGCTCACTGGCGTGCTGGTGTCGCTGTCCGGCGCCATCGGTTTCGTCGGGCTGATGCTGCCGCACGTGGCGCGCTTTCTGGTCGGCGCCGAGCATCGTCGCGTGTTGCCGGTGGCGGCGCTGCTGGGGGCGCTGTTCCTGGTCTGGGTCGATGTCGCCGCGCGCACCTGGCTGGCGCCGCAGGATCTGCCCATCGGCATCGTCACCGCCGCCATTGGCGGAGCGTTCTTCGTGGCCCTGCTCAGGCGCCGCTAG
- a CDS encoding ABC transporter substrate-binding protein yields the protein MKRSCTAASVGASSAREPWETTEASRAKLAPTLVGAILLALASPAWAVTVTSCDRQLTIERPPQRAVSHDITLTAMLLDLGLRQRMVGYSGISGWKTVEPAMQAQLDGLPELAARYPSLENLLDADADFFFAGWNYGMRIGGEVTPASLARFGIPVYELSESCAHVMPKRVASLDDVYTDLRNLGRIFAVEERAETLVQGMQARVAAVSAQLGEQPTRPRVFVYDSGEDLPFSAGRLGMPQSLIAAAGGRNVMDGVAANWMQVGWEAVVEQDPELILIVDYGERTAAQKRDFLLQHPALQGVTAIRQQRFVVLSYLAVTPSLDNVAAIETLAAALHPEAFSQ from the coding sequence ATGAAGCGTTCATGCACGGCTGCATCTGTAGGAGCGAGCTCTGCTCGCGAACCCTGGGAAACGACAGAAGCTTCGCGAGCAAAGCTCGCTCCTACACTCGTTGGTGCAATCCTGCTGGCGCTGGCCAGCCCCGCCTGGGCCGTCACCGTCACCAGCTGCGATCGCCAACTGACCATCGAGCGCCCGCCGCAACGCGCGGTCAGCCACGACATCACCCTGACCGCCATGCTCCTGGACCTCGGCCTGAGGCAGCGCATGGTCGGCTACAGCGGCATCAGCGGCTGGAAGACCGTCGAGCCGGCCATGCAGGCGCAGCTCGATGGGCTGCCCGAACTGGCCGCGCGCTATCCGTCGCTGGAGAATCTGCTCGATGCCGACGCCGACTTCTTCTTCGCCGGCTGGAACTACGGCATGCGCATCGGCGGCGAGGTCACCCCGGCCAGCCTGGCGCGCTTCGGCATCCCGGTGTACGAGCTCAGCGAGTCCTGTGCGCACGTTATGCCCAAGCGCGTCGCCAGCCTGGACGATGTCTATACCGACCTGCGCAATCTCGGCCGCATCTTCGCCGTCGAGGAACGTGCCGAGACCCTGGTACAGGGCATGCAGGCGCGGGTGGCAGCGGTAAGTGCGCAGCTCGGTGAGCAACCGACGCGACCGCGGGTGTTCGTCTACGACAGCGGCGAGGACCTGCCCTTCAGTGCTGGCCGTTTGGGCATGCCGCAGTCGCTGATCGCCGCGGCCGGTGGGCGCAACGTGATGGACGGCGTAGCGGCCAACTGGATGCAGGTGGGTTGGGAAGCCGTGGTCGAGCAGGACCCGGAGCTGATCCTAATCGTCGATTATGGCGAACGCACGGCGGCGCAGAAGCGCGATTTTCTCCTGCAGCACCCGGCGCTGCAGGGCGTCACGGCGATTCGCCAGCAGCGCTTCGTGGTGCTCTCCTATCTCGCCGTCACACCGAGCCTGGACAACGTCGCCGCCATCGAAACCCTGGCTGCCGCGCTGCATCCCGAGGCCTTCTCGCAGTGA
- a CDS encoding ABC transporter ATP-binding protein, translated as MTPRLRIQALAWSPDGQRPLLEGIDLDVGDGELLGLIGPNGSGKTSLLRCAYRFQRPSAGQVKLDGEALWQRPPRWSAQRVAVVLQEFPQDFGLRVHEVAAMGRTPHKGLFDGDDAEDLRLVDEALARVGLSDLAQQPFACLSGGEKQRALLARALVQQPQVLILDEPTNHLDPRYQLELLGQIKALGLATLASFHDLNLAAAFCDRLCVLDQGRLVAIGTPAEVLTAELLQQVFGLQALVDTHPLAGHPRITWIV; from the coding sequence GCCTGGTCGCCCGACGGCCAGCGTCCGCTGCTCGAGGGCATCGACTTGGACGTCGGCGACGGCGAGCTGCTGGGGTTGATCGGCCCCAACGGCAGCGGCAAGACCAGCCTGCTGCGCTGTGCCTATCGCTTCCAGCGGCCCAGCGCCGGCCAGGTCAAGCTGGACGGCGAGGCGCTGTGGCAGCGCCCGCCGCGCTGGAGTGCGCAGCGCGTGGCCGTGGTGCTGCAGGAATTTCCGCAGGACTTCGGCCTGCGCGTGCACGAGGTGGCGGCCATGGGCCGTACGCCGCACAAGGGGCTGTTCGATGGCGACGATGCCGAGGATCTGCGTCTGGTGGATGAGGCGCTGGCCCGTGTCGGTTTGAGCGACCTGGCGCAGCAGCCCTTCGCCTGCCTCTCGGGTGGCGAGAAGCAGCGCGCTCTGCTCGCCCGGGCCCTGGTGCAGCAGCCGCAAGTGCTGATCCTCGACGAGCCGACCAACCACCTCGACCCGCGCTACCAGCTCGAACTGCTGGGCCAGATCAAGGCGCTGGGCCTGGCGACGCTGGCCAGCTTCCATGATCTAAACCTGGCGGCGGCCTTCTGCGACCGCCTCTGCGTGCTCGACCAGGGCCGTCTGGTGGCCATCGGTACGCCTGCCGAGGTGCTCACCGCCGAGTTGCTGCAGCAGGTGTTCGGCCTGCAGGCGCTGGTCGATACCCATCCACTGGCGGGTCATCCGCGCATTACTTGGATTGTTTGA